A window of the Arachis duranensis cultivar V14167 chromosome 5, aradu.V14167.gnm2.J7QH, whole genome shotgun sequence genome harbors these coding sequences:
- the LOC107488832 gene encoding uncharacterized protein LOC107488832 — MSSILITKNHGCENQTEHCQKHIYPLPPPASKVQKRNSPKFPRSTLFRTTSFFRVHLLPNHLLLLPCRSFHGRLCPRRCSCRFWSLWTRNGSSPSVTLAIELLLLPLDLHASIHQFTTSGTHPRLGVVDHICFHPLVGASLDQAATAARSLATETGSTLQEGYVLMVKLSTRSTIREIGEVINRHATMSGFSVVKSYCGHGIGELFHCAPNIPHYGRNKAVGIMKAGQTFTIEPMINAGYVSKRFKLITYMDTRHISKRFKAV; from the exons ATGTCGTCGATTTTAATCACCAAAAACCATGGTTGCGAGAACCAGACTG AACACTGCCAAAAACACATTTACCCGCTTCCACCTCCCGCGTCCAAAGTTCAGAAACGCAATTCCCCCAAATTCCCCCGTTCAACCTTGTTCCGCACCACCTCCTTCTTCCGCGTCCACCTTCTTCCGAACCACCTCCTCCTTCTCCCTTGCCGAAGCTTCCACGGCAGGTTGTGCCCTCGCCGGTGCAGCTGCAGGTTCTGGTCCCTCTGGACACGAAACGGTTCGTCGCCATCAGTGACTTTGGCGATAGAGCTATTACTTCTACCTCTGGATCTGCATGCTTCAATTCATCAATTCACTACTAG TGGAACTCATCCTAGGCTTGGTGTTGTGGACCACATTTGTTTTCACCCCTTGGTTGGTGCTTCCTTGGACCAAGCAGCTACGGCTGCTCGCTCCTTGGCTACGGAAACAGGCTCTACCCTGCAAG AAGGATATGTTTTAATGGTGAAGTTATCAACCCGGAGTACGATTCGGGAAATTGGTGAAGTTATCAACCGTCATGCAACTATGTCAGGCTTTTCAGTG GTAAAATCATACTGTGGTCATGGAATTGGAGAGCTCTTTCATTGTGCACCAAACATTCCTCATTATGGAA GAAATAAAGCAGTTGGTATTATGAAGGCTGGACAAACCTTCACAATTGAACCAATGATCAACGCAGGGTATGTTTCTAAAAGGTTTAAATTGATTACTTACATGGATACACGTCATATTTCTAAAAGATTTAAAGCagtttga